A stretch of the Ctenopharyngodon idella isolate HZGC_01 chromosome 14, HZGC01, whole genome shotgun sequence genome encodes the following:
- the gjb1b gene encoding connexin 31.7, whose translation MNWASFYAVISGVNRHSTGIGRIWLSVIFIFRIMVLVVAAESVWGDEKSGFTCNTQQPGCNSVCYDQFFPISHIRLWALQLILVSTPALLVAMHVAHRRHIEKKILKMSGRGSEKEFQTIKIQKFKISGALWWTYMISIIFRIIFEVVFLYIFYLIYPDIKMVRLVKCDSYPCPNTVDCFVSRPTEKTIFTIFMLTVSGVCVLLNIAEVMYLIGRACIKYFQGAVSQPKGPWLTQKLGTYKQNEINQLISEHSIKPRFNVGRKPPTEKNERCSAF comes from the coding sequence ATGAATTGGGCTTCGTTTTATGCTGTGATCAGTGGTGTGAACCGGCATTCGACAGGTATTGGACGCATCTGGCTGTCCGTCATCTTCATCTTCCGTATCATGGTGCTGGTAGTGGCAGCTGAAAGCGTGTGGGGAGACGAGAAGTCTGGATTTACCTGCAACACTCAGCAGCCTGGTTGCAACAGCGTGTGCTACGACCAGTTCTTCCCCATTTCTCACATCCGTCTCTGGGCTCTGCAGCTCATTCTGGTGTCCACACCAGCCTTGCTGGTCGCCATGCATGTCGCACATCGGCGGCACATAGAGAAAAAGATCCTCAAGATGTCCGGTCGGGGAAGTGAAAAGGAATTTCAGACCATAAAGATCCAGAAGTTTAAGATCTCTGGTGCTCTGTGGTGGACTTACATGATAAGCATCATTTTCCGCATCATTTTTGAGGTGGTTTTCTTGTACATTTTTTACTTAATCTATCCAGATATCAAGATGGTTCGTCTTGTGAAGTGTGACTCCTACCCCTGTCCCAATACAGTGGACTGTTTTGTGTCCCGTCCTACAGAGAAAACCATTTTTACTATCTTCATGCTGACAGTGTCTGGAGTTTGTGTCTTGCTGAACATTGCAGAGGTTATGTATTTAATAGGTCGGGCATGTATCAAATATTTTCAAGGAGCTGTAAGTCAACCTAAAGGACCTTGGCTCACTCAAAAACTGGGAACCTACAAGCAGAATGAAATAAATCAGCTGATATCAGAGCACTCAATCAAGCCTAGATTCAATGTTGGACGGAAACCTCCCACAGAAAAGAATGAGCGCTGCTCTGCTTTCTAA